A genome region from Euphorbia lathyris chromosome 4, ddEupLath1.1, whole genome shotgun sequence includes the following:
- the LOC136226921 gene encoding putative pentatricopeptide repeat-containing protein At2g02150 translates to MKNLIVAAISSLFKMLLSLRSFVRRFPHRVSPPPHLSSLSNSNIPYILTSPLNSPFIWFTGFFCMLRFPFVVKSYSTGFFEQLDIESIRRVIQQDQLDDPKFVNSIDSSLGTVWVSRVLVGLKQDPKLALKFFRWVKNRMGICVTTESYCILAHILFCSRMYFDANKILKELVLSARILPGFDFFEVLWSTRIVPVPGFGVFDALFSVFIELGLLEEAGQLFSRMSRFRLFPKARSCNALLHSLSKAGKGEFSRRFFRDMVVVGIVPSVFTYNIMIGLMCKEGDMKSARSLFQQMKQRGLTPDIVTYNSLIDGYGKMGLLDESIWLFEEMKDVGCQPDVVTYNALINCFCKYEQMHKAFEFLRELKNDGLKPNVITYSTLIDALCKERMLQIAIKLFVDMRRVGLLPNEFTYTSLIDANFKAGNFNDALKLVDEMLQAHVDLNVVTYTTLLDGLCEEGKMKEAEELLRAMTEAGVSPNLKTYSALVHGHMKNKMMEKAMELVKEMKEKNMKPDLMLYGTIIWGLCSENKLEECVRIMSDMKECGISANPVIYTTLMDAHFKAGKTTEALNVLLEMCNLGIQVTNVTFCVLIDGLCKMGLVQEAIDYFSRISDFNLQPNLVIYTALIDGLYKNNCIETAKKLLDETQDKNMIPDIVAYTVQIYGNLKHKDFQETMNIRRRMSELGIELDLYSYTSVVWGFSKGGLLRQAREFLDEMIGKGIVPDEILCVCLLRKYYQLGNRDEAFELQNELVKKGLLSGINNYAIPKVQL, encoded by the coding sequence ATGAAGAACCTCATAGTTGCTGCAATCAGTTCCCTTTTCAAAATGTTATTGTCTCTCCGCAGTTTTGTTCGCCGATTCCCTCACAGAGTAAGCCCTCCTCCTCATCTTTCTTCATTGTCTAATTCTAACATTCCTTATATTCTCACTTCACCATTGAACTCCCCCTTCATCTGGTTCACTGGATTTTTTTGTATGCTCCGATTCCCATTTGTTGTGAAAAGTTATTCCACCGGTTTCTTTGAGCAATTAGATATAGAATCAATCCGTAGAGTTATTCAACAGGATCAATTAGATGATCCGAAATTCGTAAATTCTATTGATTCTTCGTTGGGGACAGTTTGGGTGTCGAGGGTTTTGGTGGGACTGAAACAAGACCCTAAATTAGCATTGAAGTTCTTCAGATGGGTGAAAAACAGGATGGGGATTTGCGTAACAACTGAATCGTATTGTATATTAGCGCATATATTGTTCTGTTCTAGAATGTACTTTGATGCTAATAAGATTCTTAAGGAATTAGTTTTGTCAGCTAGGATTTTGCCtggttttgatttttttgaagTTTTGTGGTCAACTAGGATTGTTCCTGTGCCAGGATTTGGTGTTTTTGATGCTTTGTTTAGCGTTTTTATTGAGTTAGGCTTACTTGAGGAAGCAGGGCAGTTGTTTTCAAGGATGTCAAGGTTTAGGTTGTTTCCAAAAGCAAGGTCTTGTAATGCCCTTTTGCATAGTCTTTCGAAGGCGGGGAAAGGCGAGTTTTCCAGGAGATTCTTTAGGGATATGGTTGTGGTTGGCATTGTGCCATCAGTATTTACATACAATATCATGATAGGTTTGATGtgcaaagaaggggatatgaaATCTGCTAGGAGTTTGTTTCAGCAAATGAAACAGAGGGGTTTAACACCGGATATTGTCACTTATAATTCTCTTATTGATGGCTATGGGAAGATGGGATTGTTGGATGAATCGATTTGGCTATTTGAGGAAATGAAGGATGTGGGTTGTCAACCTGATGTAGTAACCTACAATGCTTTGATTAACTGCTTTTGTAAATACGAACAAATGCATAAAGCTTTTGAGTTTCTCCGAGAGTTGAAGAATGATGGGTTGAAACCTAATGTTATAACCTATAGCACACTAATTGATGCTTTATGTAAAGAGAGGATGTTGCAAATTGCAATTAAACTTTTTGTGGACATGAGACGTGTTGGTCTTTTACCGAATGAATTCACATATACTTCTCTAATTGATGCAAATTTTAAAGCTGGCAATTTCAATGATGCATTGAAGCTGGTTGATGAGATGTTGCAGGCACATGTTGACCTTAATGTAGTTACTTACACTACTTTACTAGACGGTCTTTGTGAAGAAGGGAAAATGAAGGAAGCGGAGGAACTGTTGAGGGCAATGACAGAAGCTGGTGTCAGTCCGAATCTGAAGACTTATTCTGCTCTTGTTCATGGACATATGAAGAATAAGATGATGGAAAAAGCCATGGAGCTTGTGAAAGAGATGaaggaaaaaaatatgaaaccgGATTTGATGCTTTATGGAACGATTATTTGGGGTCTTTGCAGTGAAAATAAGCTAGAAGAATGTGTACGTATAATGAGTGACATGAAAGAGTGTGGTATAAGTGCCAACCCGGTTATATACACGACACTTATGGATGCTCATTTCAAGGCAGGAAAGACCACGGAGGCACTCAACGTTCTACTAGAAATGTGCAACTTGGGTATTCAGGTTACAAATGTAACTTTTTGTGTATTAATTGATGGTTTGTGCAAAATGGGTTTGGTTCAAGAGGCAATTGATTACTTCTCTAGAATATCAGACTTCAATTTGCAGCCAAATTTAGTAATTTATACTGCCCTAATTGATGGTCTTTACAAAAATAACTGCATCGAGACTGCAAAAAAGTTGCTTGATGAAACgcaggataaaaatatgattccGGATATAGTTGCATACACTGTTCAAATATATGGAAATTTGAAGCACAAGGACTTTCAAGAGACTATGAATATTAGGAGAAGAATGTCTGAATTGGGGATAGAGCTTGATCTGTATTCCTATACTTCCGTGGTCTGGGGGTTTTCGAAAGGAGGTTTATTGCGGCAAGCAAGAGAGTTTCTCGATGAGATGATTGGGAAAGGTATTGTTCCTGATGAGATTCTGTGTGTTTGTTTGTTAAGGAAGTATTATCAGCTAGGAAATAGAGATGAGGCATTTGAATTGCAGAATGAATTGGTGAAGAAGGGTTTGCTAAGCGGTATTAACAATTATGCTATTCCTAAGGTGCAACTTTGA